The sequence TCACTACTATTTTATCCTTCGCATCAGGTTCTTTTTTGCAAGAATTCAATCGAGTACTTGTATATCAGTAAGTTCCGAGCCGCCAGCTATTTATTGTGACAAGGGATACAGCGCTCATCACCGATCATTTGGTCCTTTTAACCTTCGGGAGTCTTAGCCATCCCTTGCCCATGACAATTGAAGCAATCCTTAAGGCCTAGTTCCTCATTCATTTTGACCATCTTGGGGTTCTTGCTGTGACAAACATTGCAGCCGTACGCTTCATGGATGGCCAGGGCGATCCCCATAGCTATCAACAATGATATAAAAACTAATGCTTTCATGAACATAGTATGAGTGTTACCAACCGGATTGAGTATGAGCTGTATCATATTGTGTCCTGTAATAATTGCCTTGTTCGTATTTGGAACGCATAGTTTGTACTGATAGATTCGAGAATTTCAACGGGGGTTTAGTAAGTCTCATACTGCACGAGTCACCCAGTACGGTTACGATTAAATTTCAATAAAAAAGTCGAAGTAATGGGCAATGAGCATAGGCAAACGGTTAGCCTTCGAACATAATCACATGAGATCCGTGAAGTTCTTCTTTTTCGCCAGTCTGCATACATATATATCTATGTCAGACACTTAAAGCCGCAGGGCCTCCCAAACCTTCTTTATGATTTTCATCATAGTATTTCTTTACGAGGAAGACTATTCTTGGGATCAAGGAGGTGTAATTATGGCAAAGAAAACAGCAGTCCATGGGAGAGAGCTGGAAGTCGACGAAGATGGTTTTCTTGTGAATATTGATGACTGGGATGTGAATGTGGCGGAACATCTTGCCCGCAAAGAAGGCGTGCAGGAGCTGTCAGGCGAACACTGGAAACTTATTGCTGCCCTAAGACTCCATTACGAAAAACATCGCGAGTCACCACTGTGCCGTGACATCCTTATCGAAGCCGGATTTACTAAAATGGATATGTACAGACTATTCCCCTCTTTGGGGTATAGGAGTGCCTATAAGCTGGCCGGCTTACCGAAACCAACCGAATGTTAGGATCTTCGAGATGACGGCAGTAAGTGTCAATTCACATGGTGAATCTCCCCTCTGCAAGCAACGGGGAGATTCTTTTTTTTATCGAGACTGCCAGAAAACCCCGAGCTTTTAAGCTCGGGGATGAATGGCTGCCCGGAGCGGAGCCAGCAGAAGCTGGCGAAGCGGAGGTATCTTTTGGCATAATCTGGCCATGGCCAGATATTGGACAGGGGCACACACGAAGCATCGGTTGCAGGTACACCTGGTATGGATACCGAAATACCGGCGGAGGGTGTTGCGAGGCAAAGTAGCCATACGGTTGAGACAGTTGCTGCATGAAGCAAGCAAAATGAATCGATGGCAAATAAGCGAGATGAGACAGCTCATCGTGATCTTGGTTACTCACGGGCGGAGTTTGCAAGACTGCGTATCTTTGATATAGATCCTGTCCAGACTGAAGAGGAAATACAATTGAGGATGAGTGAGGTGCTCAACAAAGGACAAGCCGAATTCGACGTAAAGCATAGGACCAAAGGTGGCGATATAAGGGATGTCCATGTCCTTACACGCGCATTGGATTTATTTGGCGACAAGTATTTGCAAGCCATATGGCAGGATATCACAGATCGCAAACTTGCTGAAAAGGACCTTGAGCTTTATAGGCAGATTCTAGCCTATATGGCAGAGGGGGTCTTGCTTATCCGAGTTAAAGATGGTGTAATTGTCTATACTAATCCGAAACTTGAAAAGATGTTTGGTTATGCTCATGATGAGCTTGTGGGACATCATGTTTCATTGCTCAATGCTCCTGCGGAGAAAAGTCCAGAAGAAACGGCTCACATGATCATGAACGCTCTTCATCAATATGGGGTATGGACGGGTGAGATCCTAAATATTAAAAAGGATGGTACACCGTTTTGGTGCTACGCAGTTGTTTCCACATTTGAACATCATGTCCATGGTACCGTATGGATTTCAATTCATCAAGACATCACTGACCGAAAGAGCTAACAGAAAAGCGGCTCCTCAAGCATGCTTGTTTCCCTTCAACTGATTCGGACAGACCATCAAAGTCACTGATTTGCCATTGAAGAAGTAATACAATGTTCGCTCATACATTTGTTGACTTCTACAAGTAAGCCTCAGTGACTGACCTTTGACCGTGCGAGTGTTTCTGCTCGAACACCTTACTGCTGGCAAAAATTATACAGGTTCGATTTCAGGAAGGACCTGATAGCTTGGGCCTGTGGAACATAAGGCGGTCTCCCATCACGTTTGCGATCACCAGTATTTTCTATGCTCCCGCTCAGTGATATAATAAGGAAGAGTCTTTTACACAAGGAGGAGTTATGGCAAGATTGTATCGGATTGTGGCGCTCTCCTATCTTATGATATTCATCACGGGAGCATACTTGCATTCCGCAGCTGCCGCGAACAAAAGTGAAATAATAAAGCCTTCGGAAATCCATGAAGACTGCATGGAACTGGTTCCCGGTGAATCCCTATACTATTCTTTTGAAGCCTCAGGGCCTCTCAACTTCAATATCCATTACCATGAAGACCATAATGTTGTCTATGGAATCACAAAGGACGAGATCTCTTCAGACAAAGCAACGTTCCGTTGCGAAAAGAAGCAGTATTATTGCCTCATGTGGACGAATCCAGGTGCTGGCCAAGTCAGTCTCACGTATTCTTACAGCACAAAAGAGAAATGAAAAGAAAAGTTGACGGTAAGCAATTCTAACTGCTACCGGCTCACGGTTTCAGAACATTGCTCTCCAACACGAAATGAATGGCCGTTTGCACGCTCTCATAGCGCAAGTTCTGGTAGTATGCCTCACAGGCATATCGGACTTCAGTGGCGTTGAGTTCAGAAAGAAGATATGCCTCAGCTCCCTCGTATAGCAGTTTGAACGTTTCACGTGGTAATACATTGTTTCTGCCTGTACTGGAAGTGTCCCTCTTGTTTGCCGAAAGGGGAAACTTTTAGACTGACGCAAAAATGCTCTGGGTTCACTCAGAAAGGCTCAACCTGGATGCGTGTGCCCTCAATTCGAGTTTCAGGTGTGCGCTCCTCCTTACCGTCCAGATCTTGGACTATACCTTCTTGGGGGAAGGGTTTCAAGTGTGAAGTTATCCCGATGCCAGCCATTTTTTGCTGTGGTAAGTGAATCTGCTACAAAAGGGTCTCCTTTGCCATGAGGAGAGGGTGGAACACGCACCGATGCGGTAGCCCCATGAGTCTCAAGAGTCTCAAAGGGCCGGAAAAGGTCTTCTTGCATTTCGTTATTCCCTGTAGTATATTACGCTTATGCACGGGAAGGGACACGGGCGCAAGGGGGCGCAGTCGACTGCGGGACTCCGTGGCCGTGTCTGGATCGACGGAGGAGAAGGAACGTTCCTGGGATACGGCAGGATCGTGCTCCTCGAGAAGATTCAGGAGATCGGCTCCATTACAAAGGCCGCCAAGGCCATGGAAATCTCCTACCGCCATGCCTGGAAGCTCGTGGATTCAATGAACAGGCAGGCGGGCCATCCTCTTGTGGAATCTTCTGCGGGTGGAAAAAATGGCGGCGGAGCCCGTCTGACGGAAGAGGGCGAGAAGGCTATCAGCCTTTTCTGGAAACTCTATGATGATTTTCAGCAGTTCCTGAGGCAGGAAGAAGGGAAGCTCGGT comes from Thermodesulfovibrionales bacterium and encodes:
- a CDS encoding TusE/DsrC/DsvC family sulfur relay protein — protein: MAKKTAVHGRELEVDEDGFLVNIDDWDVNVAEHLARKEGVQELSGEHWKLIAALRLHYEKHRESPLCRDILIEAGFTKMDMYRLFPSLGYRSAYKLAGLPKPTEC
- a CDS encoding PAS domain S-box protein, translating into MANKRDETAHRDLGYSRAEFARLRIFDIDPVQTEEEIQLRMSEVLNKGQAEFDVKHRTKGGDIRDVHVLTRALDLFGDKYLQAIWQDITDRKLAEKDLELYRQILAYMAEGVLLIRVKDGVIVYTNPKLEKMFGYAHDELVGHHVSLLNAPAEKSPEETAHMIMNALHQYGVWTGEILNIKKDGTPFWCYAVVSTFEHHVHGTVWISIHQDITDRKS
- a CDS encoding winged helix-turn-helix domain-containing protein, which gives rise to MHGKGHGRKGAQSTAGLRGRVWIDGGEGTFLGYGRIVLLEKIQEIGSITKAAKAMEISYRHAWKLVDSMNRQAGHPLVESSAGGKNGGGARLTEEGEKAISLFWKLYDDFQQFLRQEEGKLGVSFKKQGDHSKDTSGSLKFFASSTATSRERRRR